The genomic interval CATGTCGGCATAGGGAAGCCCGAAGTAGAACTCGTCCTGCCCCTGCGTCATGCTGTAGGTGTCGGTGGTGGGCTGGGCGGCGCAGATCTCCTCCGGTAGCCCCAGGAAACGAGCCAGAGCGTACACCTGCGTCTTGTAGAGATGGGCGATAGGCTTGAGGTCGGCGGCACCGTCGCCGTTCTTGACGAAGAAGCCCTGGTCGTATTCCAGCCGATTGGGCGTGCCCAGGACCGCGTAATGCAGCCGGTCGGCGTGAAAGTACTCGATGGCCTTGCGCAGGCGCTGCTTGTAGCTGGTGGCGGCGACGATCTGCAGGTACTCCCGCGGCCCGAGGCGCTGCTCTCGCACCGCTCCGGCGGGCGTTTCCACCACCAAGACGAAGTGGTTGATCCGGCCTTCGAGACCGCCGCGGATGGCGATCTTGCTCTTCCAGTCGGCGGCGTAGTCCGGGAGGACGGCGCGGATGGCTTCGTCCCTCCGGGAGTAGCAACCGATCGCTTCCAGCGCCGGGGTGATGTCCTGCAAGATCCACTCGATCCCGAGTTGCTCCGCCACGAGCCGGCCGAGACGGGTGCTGTGCGGAGAGGAGTCGCGCTCCGGGAGCAGGAGCGCCAGGACCTTTCCCACCCCCAGGGCGCGAGCGGCGAGAGCCGCGCACACCGAGCTGTCGACGCCGCCGGAGAGCGCCACGACGATGCCGTGGCGATGCAGGTCGCGACGGAGCGCCTGTCGCAACCAGTCCCCGATGCGCTCGCACTCCTTCGCACCGTCGAGATCGAAGACGTTCTGGGTGAGCACGGCGGATCCTCCGCGACGCCACGAGCCTGCACGGGGCGGCACGATGGCCTGCCGCCAGACGGCGTCCATCAGGGTGCGGCGCGCTTGCCCTGCACGAAAGCCTCGACACGGCGCAAGGAATCGAGGTTCTCCGGTACCATCTCCGCGTCCTCGACATGGAAACCGAAGGTCTCTTCCAGGAACGAGATCAATTCGAGGAAGCCGGTGGAATCCAGGATCTGGCTGTCGATGAACGAGGTGTCGTCCTGGATGTCTTCCGCCGCTCCACCCATCAGGAAGTTGTCGAGCAGATAGGTGCGCACCCGGTGTTTGATACTGCCGCCGTCGTCCGCAGCACCAGGACGCGGCGTGCCCTTGGAGGCTGGAGCGTTCATCGCAGCCCCTTCTTGTCGATCTTGCCCGTGTTCGTGCGCGGCAGATCGCGCACGAACTCCACGTACTTCGGGGCCATGAAGCTCTCCATCTTGGCGAGGCAGTGCTTCACGATCTCCCGCGCGGTGTACGCGTACCCCGGTTTCAGCACCAGGATCGCCTTCACCGCTTCCCCGAGCAGAGCGTCGGGGACCCCCACCGCCGCGGCCTCCTGCACTCCGTCGAGGCTGCAGAGCACGTTCTCCACTTCCCGCGGGCTCACCTTCTCACCCTGGCTCTTGATGATATCGTCCTTCCGGGCGACGAAGTAGAGATATCCCTCCTCGTCCATACGGAAGATGTCTCCAGTGTGCAACACCATCTCCCCTGGAAGAGGACCAGGCTTGAGCCGTTCCGCAGTTTCTTCGGGCTTGCGCCAGTAGCCGCGCATCACATGGCTGCCGCGGATGACCAGCTCTCCGGTGCTTCCCGGAGGCAAGCACCGCCCCGCTGCGTCCGCCAGCCAGACTTCCTGGTTGGGCATGCCGCGGCCGACGCTTTGGGGCCGGCGTTCGAGCTCTTCCGGCGGGAGGTAGCTGACGCGCATGCACTCGGTGAGTCCATACATGGAAAAGAGCCGCGCCTGCGGGAAGAGCCGGCGCAGCTCCTGAATCTGCCGCTCCGGGAGAGCCGCGGCGGCGTTCGTGATCAGCCGCAGGCTGGCGAGGTCGTACTGCGGCAAGGTTTCCAGGCCGAGCAGGGCGGCGAACATGCTGGGCACACCGGGGAAGACGGTGACGTGCAGGCGCTGCATTCTCTCCAGCACCTGCACGGGGAACGCGAAGGAGCGCTCGAGGACCACACAGGCACCGCACGCGAACCCCATCAAGATCTGGTACAGGCCGTAGCCGAAGGCGAGGGGCAGAGCACAGAGGATCATGTCCTCATCCTGCAGCTCGAGATAACTGCGGACGGATTGCATCGCCGTGACCATGTTGAGATGCGTCAGCATGACACCCTTCGGCTCGCCGGTGGAACCGGAGGTGTAGAGGATGCTGGCCAGATCCTGATCGATCGTCGGCACCGGCAGCGCGGTGCCACCTTCGGCGAGCGCTGTCTCGAAGCGCACGAACTCGGTGCCGGGGACGGCCGCTTCAGGGGCCGGTCCACCGGCGCCGACCGCAGGGGCCGCTCCACCGCTCACGATGCAGGTCCGGAGCGGCCCGTTTGCCGGCAGCGCTTCCTGCACCACCCGCAACAGCGAGGCACTCGCCAGCATGCACACCGGCCTGGCGTCGTCGACGAGGTACGCCAGCTTGTCCTTCTTCGTCAGCGGGTTGATGGGCATGAACACGGCCCCGCAGCGGAGCGCCGCATAGATGCCGACCACGGTTTCCACGCCGTTCTCGGCGTAGATCGCCACGCGCTCGCCGTGTTGCACGCCGCGGCGCTGCATCGCCGCGGCCAGGCGCTCGACCAGAGCCCCGATTTCTGCATAGCGCCAGCGACGCTCGCCGCAGATCAAGGCCACGGCCTCGGGCCGCTTGCGGATCGTCTGCTCCAGGAACTCGTGGAGGAGCACAGCACTCCTTCAGGCCGCGGCGGCCGGCGAATCCGTGAGGGAAGAGAGCGCCTTCCGCCGGACGAACATCTCCTCCACCAGCAGGGTGGAAAGGATGCCGATGAACGCCATGTTGTCGCCGAAACCGAGAGCGCGCCCGGTGCGGCACTTCTCGAACAGCTTGCGCACTGCTTTGGGGTCGAAGAGCCCGGACTCGCGCAGCCGGGCTTCCCGGAAGAGCTCCTCCACGTAAGGCAGGGGGCGCTGCCTTGGGAAGAAGCAGGGGCTGTCCGGTGCCCGGTAGGGTTGCTTGGGGCGCTGTAAGATCTCCGGCGGCAGCAGGCCTTGCATGGCCTTCTTGAGCACGGCCTTCTCTTGCAGTCCCTGTATTTTGTAATGCGGCGGTAGGCTGTTGGCGTACTCGATCAGGCGGTGGTCGAGGAAGGGGAAGCGTGTCTCCACCCCATGCGCCATGGCGACACGGTCACCCTGCGAGCTCAGCAGGTACGACGACAGGAGCGTGTGCGCTTCGACATATTGATCCCGCCCCATGGGCACCCAGTCCTCGATGCCGGGAGGCAAGGAACTCTGCAGTGCGGCAGCCGGATCCCAATCCTTCCATCCTGCCACCACCTCGGGGGCGAAGAACTGCCACAGCCGTTGCGTCGTCGTCCATCGCGGCATGTGGGCGAAGGTGGGCCGATCGCTCTGCGCCAGACCGCGACCGAAGAAAAGTTGCGCCAGCGGACCCGCCGCCGCCGGCGAGTGCGCGAGGTAGGGATAGAGCTTTCCAACCAGCCGGGCCCGCCGCGCCGAGCCGGGCTGGCGGGCCCAGTAACGCCGGATCTTCGCTTCCTTGAACAGATCGTAGCCGCCACACACTTCGTCCGCGCCTTCGCCGGTGAGCACCACCTTGAAACCGTGCTCGCGAACCG from Candidatus Krumholzibacteriia bacterium carries:
- the nadE gene encoding NAD(+) synthase, coding for MLTQNVFDLDGAKECERIGDWLRQALRRDLHRHGIVVALSGGVDSSVCAALAARALGVGKVLALLLPERDSSPHSTRLGRLVAEQLGIEWILQDITPALEAIGCYSRRDEAIRAVLPDYAADWKSKIAIRGGLEGRINHFVLVVETPAGAVREQRLGPREYLQIVAATSYKQRLRKAIEYFHADRLHYAVLGTPNRLEYDQGFFVKNGDGAADLKPIAHLYKTQVYALARFLGLPEEICAAQPTTDTYSMTQGQDEFYFGLPYADMDLALWGHDHGLPAAELGRALGMEPQQAELVYRDIERKRGTTAYLHASPRLAAPDLGG
- a CDS encoding acyl carrier protein, which codes for MNAPASKGTPRPGAADDGGSIKHRVRTYLLDNFLMGGAAEDIQDDTSFIDSQILDSTGFLELISFLEETFGFHVEDAEMVPENLDSLRRVEAFVQGKRAAP
- a CDS encoding AMP-binding protein, producing MLLHEFLEQTIRKRPEAVALICGERRWRYAEIGALVERLAAAMQRRGVQHGERVAIYAENGVETVVGIYAALRCGAVFMPINPLTKKDKLAYLVDDARPVCMLASASLLRVVQEALPANGPLRTCIVSGGAAPAVGAGGPAPEAAVPGTEFVRFETALAEGGTALPVPTIDQDLASILYTSGSTGEPKGVMLTHLNMVTAMQSVRSYLELQDEDMILCALPLAFGYGLYQILMGFACGACVVLERSFAFPVQVLERMQRLHVTVFPGVPSMFAALLGLETLPQYDLASLRLITNAAAALPERQIQELRRLFPQARLFSMYGLTECMRVSYLPPEELERRPQSVGRGMPNQEVWLADAAGRCLPPGSTGELVIRGSHVMRGYWRKPEETAERLKPGPLPGEMVLHTGDIFRMDEEGYLYFVARKDDIIKSQGEKVSPREVENVLCSLDGVQEAAAVGVPDALLGEAVKAILVLKPGYAYTAREIVKHCLAKMESFMAPKYVEFVRDLPRTNTGKIDKKGLR